Within the Populus trichocarpa isolate Nisqually-1 chromosome 14, P.trichocarpa_v4.1, whole genome shotgun sequence genome, the region ttattatcaggATTCTGATCTTCATAATTTCTAGCGCTtcctttgatttaatttaatttattaatttgatttattcatCAATGCCCAAGCTAACTGAAATTGATTTGTGGTCTCTTCACCCAATTTTTTTGTGGAAATTACAGCagtttgcagtttttttttaacttcaaaggGTTATATTACCTGGGTTTGTTAATAGGGAAGTTTCCATTTTTGGAACAGATTCGCCTGAAAATCAGAATTTCCTagtctttttttaatctccttctatttttgtattttgtacctgttgttgttgttggtggtggtggtttcaaatgtttaaaatttgttatttccGGAAGAAAGTTGGTCTGTTGGTTAGCTAGTTGTGGAATAAAGGGGTAATAGAGGAAGGAAAACGCTTGCTCTTGTTTTAGGATTGCATGGGAGAGCATGAAGGGTGGGCACAGCCACCAAGCGGGCTAATACCAAATGGCCTATTGCCCGAAGAAGCGGCCTCTGTGATCAGAGTGCTTGATCTGGACCGATGGTCAAAGGCCGAAGAGAGAACTGCTGAGCTTATTGACTGCATTCAGCCTAACCAGCCCTCTGAAGAGCTTCGCAATGCTGTTGCAGATTACGTGCAGCGGCTTATTTTAAAGTGCTTTCCTTGCCAGGTGCACTGCCTATTTGTCTTGATGTGATGAAATCGATGTGTTGTTTATACTTATGGGGTATGTCTTGATGGGTTTTTAGATTTAGATCGTATAGTTATTGTTGTAGATTGTGTTGGTCCAGTACAAAGACATGGAGTAATGCCCTATCCTCAAGTCAGGTTTGTTGATTTGGACTTTGGAGAGGTGATTCTGTGCGTCAAATTCATAAGTTAAGGTGTTGATCAAAATTGTGTCCATGAAGACAATTGAAAGATGAGATTGTACGTGTTGATCAGCAACGCTATGCATGTAATAACATTTTGTGGATAAGAAGTTGAAGACAGTAAAggaccatatttttttttaatgacaaacttAGGGGAATGAGCGTGtcttaattagaaataaatatgTATAGACCTAAGGTTGAGTCCAAAGACGCTGACAACTATGAATGATGCAGACTGGCTTTCTGGTAGTTCCTGAGTATTTTCTTAGTGAGAGTGATTTGGattcaaaatcttatttttttcgttGCTGCAAAAAGTGTGCACCTTCaagtttttcatataattatttacACATGATTATTATGATCTACAGGTGTTCACCTTTGGGTCTGTACCACTTAAGACTTATTTACCTGATGGGGATATTGACTTAACAGCCTTCAGTAAGAATCCGAATTTGAAAGACACATGGGCTCATCAGGTTCGTGATATGCTGGAGAATGAGGAGAAGAATGAAAATGCTGAATTCCGAGTTAAGGAGGTTCAGTACATTCAAGCAGAGGCAGGTCCCttttaaattcttatttttgtacTTTCTGTTTATTCATCTTTTGTTCTATctgtttcttcaatttattttaaacttgcTTATTCAGCTGAGGGTGTGTTTATTTGTGTTTAGCTTGAATATATCTAGTTAGTGATGTTGACTTCAGAATTGTTGAAGCAGTGTTAGTCCATCTACAACTTTACATCCACCACAGAGGACCTGTAATCTTTGTGGAATATTTCAAGGTTATGTGGTTTGTTTGACAAGTGGGTTGTTTGCTAGACATATGCATTCTGTCTTGCCTTTAATTCTGAGGCAATGGTGGAAACTGGGGCAAGCTTTTCaacacatttttaaattttgttgagtgtggatttattttttttcatattcaaatttctacatatttcttttatcatttttgtatttgtttattgaAGAAGATGGTTTTCCTGCTGGAATCTTTGTCTAATAGGTGtaccataaaaatctcaataaaagaTTCCTTAATAAGCGATTATTGACGATagatttaactttctttttttgtttgaatacaTATATACAGGTGAAGATAATAAAGTGTCTAGTGGATAACATTGTGGTGGATATTTCATTTAACCAACTTGGTGGACTCTGCACCCTTTGTTTCCTTGAAGAGGTTAGTGCTTTATCCTGGAAATTGTCTACTCCTTTTGTCCAAATATTATGATCCTTTTTCCGGACACTTCTGCTTTCCCAAATTATTAGTCCGTTATTAGAAAATCACTAATCCTGCCGTGCCCTATTCATTAAGCAACCTCAAGTTTGTGAAAAGTAAACCAAAAAAGAGTCAGAAAGTGAAAGGTGATGGCATAACATACTGTACAACCATGTTATCTGCATTCCTTAAAGAACCTAAAAGTAAAACATGGAATTTAATTATGGGATGGGGGTGATTGCATTTTTCTCTTGGTAACTGCAAACCAGGATtctattttctaattttgtccCTGATTAATAGTTTTACTTCTGTAGGTTgataatttgataaatcaaaaCCATCTATTCAAGCGTAGCATCATACTGATAAAGGCCTGGTGTTACTATGAGAGCCGTATACTGGGTGCTCACCATGGATTGATCTCCACTTATGCTTTGGAGACCTTGgttctatatatatttcatgttttcAACAATTCCTTTGCGGGTCCTCTTGAGGTGGCTTTTGGTACTTGGTCTCACTGTCTTGCTGCATTCCTCTCTTTTGTTTATCTAATTCTTTCCATGTCCAGGTCCTTTATCGTTTTCTTGAGTTCTTCAGTAAGTTTGATTGGAATAATTTCTGTGTTAGCCTCTGGGGTCCTGTACCTATTAGTTCACTTCCAGATGTAACAGGTATGCATAACTGCCTGAAGGCTCCTTTTCCTTCTTCTGAATAAGTGACCCTTTGTTTCGTAAATATTTGTCAATCTACTGGAATGAACTGTTTTAGTGAAAATGTTATGCAGCGGAACCTCCTCGAAAGGATGGTGGAGAGTTACTACTTAGCAAATTATTTCTTGAGGCTTGTAGTGCAGTATATGCTGTTTTACCTGCTGGACAAGATAATAAAGGGCAACCCTTTTTGTCCAAACACTTCAATGTTATTGATCCTTTGCGTATAAACAACAACCTGGGACGCAGTGTCAGTAAAGGTATACAAATAGAACTCTGCTATGCTGTTTGCCATCAAGTTAAATGTCATTTGAATACctctcctttttttgttttgagttgtGGATATGTTTTAATAACTCTCCTTTCCCTATTGAATTGTGGATATGTTTTACTGTGCATCTGCATTAaaatgcacttttttttttttcattcttcttaATGACAAGTTTTAGATAGCACTAAGAATCAGGACTCATCATCTTGTCTTTGATCTGCTGGCCTTACAATATCCTTTGAAGCATTATCCAACTGTAATGCTTCCTTATTGATTGATCTATACGGTACAAACTAACATTGCCTATTgcattattttctctttatacaTATTTCTGCTGACAGTGGCTTGCAAATCGACATGTAATCGTGTAACTATGAGCCATGCGAGAGGTTTGTGAAATTGTTTTGCAATTTTCTCGTGAAAGTACTTATACTATGGTTTAAAGTGATGATTGTAAATAAAGCTAAAAGGTGTGGGAAAAACATTGTTTCCCCCACACCCATTAGCACcatggattacaatagtaatccacagtgttgattttattttatttttgtattttgaccctttttttcctttggttattgattttttttttaatttagtccttatatgATATGTTTATGGGGGTttagagttgataatttattttaatttgcttttgatataattattctagtataaaaaaaaatctcagcaTCGGGTTGGTATCAGAAAAATATCTTAGCATTGcgatataatctattttttaaaaagtttagttaaataaaaaatgattttaaaaaaaactaggttaatAAACTTTATGGAGTTAATGATCCGGTTTGCGAATTTAGCGAAGTAACCCTGGTTGCCCCGGTTTGCGGGTTTAGCagggtacttttttttttctaattgaacttgattatgtgatgtctattttttttaatcatatagttaaaaaaatattttagaaaaaaaacatgttattaaattttagaaagtccATGGGCTTGTTGACGGGTatggctttttttatttattatttcatcctttaatattggactaattaagaattaagtttcataatttattttgttttgctttctatgaggttatcatagtattaaagaaaaagtcttaatattggtttgatgctcgattttgcgatcttctatttttgttatcatatagttaaataaacaatagtttagaaaaaaaacaagttattaatccaAATGGAGTCCACTACCCTGTTTGCGGATTTGACGTGTTGACCCGGGTTATCCAATTCATGGGTTTAGTGGATTTACCCATCAAacctgatatgtttttttttagtttctggtcctttaatttttctaattgtttttttatttcactcttattcaatattggattggttgagaaatgaaattcatggtttatttttttctactttctatagggttatcacgatctcaaataaatggtttttttagggttgatgCTCGATTTTGAAAGCATTTAATGTTATCatagaattaaacaaaaataatatacaaaaacaacaaagttattaaacctattgAAGTCCATAACTCAGGTCGTAGGGTGACCAAGGTTGATCCAATCTGACattatctcaatataaaaacaaactgttgtcttaaagtttttttaaaaactatgtcATGTTTTTAACGGTCATCCAAGTTGTCTTTGGacccattaaattgaataattcactTTGGATCAGCTCTCACGCGGTTTCATTCGAAATTCGAGCTAGGCAAAGAGCAGGTTGGTAGGTTTTAAGATCGAATTGTTTGATTGGATTTAATGATACTGCCAAAAAAATTTCTATActcttaatatttcttttaagtttAGAAGAATAAATCGACCCACAGCAGAGCACAGACAAATATGCTAGTTTGAAGCAAAACTGAATAGAAAAAGGATTGATATAGAAAggtaccaaaattaaatttatttctttttatatgttcCTTGTGAAGAAAGTAACATCTGTAGCTATGTTACTTTCTGCCTCTCTCCTTTTGTGTTTCAAATATATCCTAGTTCTTGTTCTTTAAAAAATGGGGCAAAGGGTTCTTTGCGTGGTCAATTgtgtaaatatgtttttagtctTGATATGtatttgtgtttctttatttGCTTTACCTATAtacatatgtatatatattgtgGAAAATGTAATGCAGGCTAAGTGGTCTGGTTGGTGGGAATGGTTGCAAATTGTAAGAGGTTTAGAGAATGTATACTGAACAAAGGAAAAAGATAACATAAGTGTGTATCCTTAAACTTTATGTGCGCACATGGGCATTTATGTCCTCGGACACAATAGTATTTGATTGAAATGTAGACATGTAGATCAATGTTTTATACTTCTTACTGATCTGTTAGCATTTAGTAACTTTTATCATGTAATATGACTCATTTTCCAGGTAACTTCTTTAGGATACGCGGTGCATTTGCATTTGGAGCTAAAAGGCTAGCTAGGTTACTTGATGGCCCCACAGAAGACCTTTGTTTTGAAGTAAATCAGTTCTTTCTGAACACCTGGGAGAGACATGGTGGTGGCCATCGTCCTGATGCACCAAGGAATCGTTTGTCGCGGTTGAGATTGTCAAATCATGATCACTTGCATGTACCTGAGAATCTCGGGAACAATTCAAGCAGCAAACCTTCTGGTTGTGAAGCTCAAGTCGATGGGGCTCAAGGCATGCACAGTGTTCCCTCCCAGCATGATAATTATTCCCTAGAAAGCACATGCAAAGGTAGTCAAGTTCCAAAAGTTTCTCGTACTCAAAGCCAAAAGACTTATGCTAACACAAACAGCACAAGGACTACCCCTGATCAGAGTAGAGGGGAATCTACTTCCAATCAGAACATGCATATTGATAAAAGTCAGAGAAGTGCAAAACCTGACAACTTTATCACTGACTTTCAGGGAAGGTATCTTTTTGCGAGGACACGCTCTAGTCCCGAGCTTGCAGAGACATATGGTGAAATTTCTTCTCAAGGAAGGCGTAACGAAGTCCAGGAAAGCAGAAAAGGCCAAGCCTCATCTGCTAGGCTGGATCGTAGCAGGTGGAAAAACCTGAAATCTGATAATTTGTCAAATCATGCTATTAGCTCAACTGATGATCCTTCATCTGTTAGGCATGCCATTTCCCGTGAAAGCCTTGATCCTGCTGCTGCTTCAAATAGGTACCGCAATGATTCGGGCTTGGGTGCCATGGGTGAAGAATTTGTTTCTGTCCTAGGGACACAGGGGTTGCAGCAGGAAGAGCAAGATCTTGTGAATGTGATGGCTTCATCTACTGGCCTGGGTTTCAATGGACAGGTTCATATTCCAATGAATATGGCACCCGGCCATGTATCTCTTCCAATTCCACCTTCTGTTCTAGCTTCATTGGGATATGGTCAGAGAAATATGGGTGGAATGGTGCCCACAAATATTCCCTTCATAGATACTCCTTGGGGTTCAAATATGCAATTTCCTGAAGGTTTGGTTTCTTCACCGTTAACCCATTATTTTCCTGGCATTGAATTGGCTTCAAACCAAGAAGAATCAATTGAACCTGGTAGTGAGAATTTTGCTCCCATGGAAATGAATGTCAGGGAGACTGATCATGATTTCTGGCATGAGCAGGAAAGGGGCTCCACTAGTGGGTTTGATCTTGATAATGGAAGCTTTGAGATGCATCAATCAGATGATCTGCAGCCTAGTTCATCCAGTTATAATTCTGTTTCATCATCTCGAAGAGGTGGTTCTGGTAACTCTTTGAGAGTTCACCAGAAGTTCACCAGAGAAACCCGAGGATCAGCTAGGGAAGAACTTACAGATGCTTTAACATATCAAGAAAACAGAGGTACTGAAGAATACTTGGACAATAGAAGTGCAAGTTCAAGGTCCTTTCCTACTGTGAGAAGTAAAACCTCATCCGAGAGTTCGTGGGAGGGATCATCAGCGAAGGTGTCAAAGCCTGTGAAGGAAAGGAGGGGTAGGAAAATGGCTTCTTCTGCTTTGCAGTCTTCTGTTTATGGAAAAGGTAAGAGTGCCTCTGAACACTCTTCCAATCAGACAGATGATGACAACAAAGATTGGAATACGCTATCAACAATGGGCGCTGAGCCTGAAAGAAGTGTGGGATCCCAGTCTGAATCTTCTGATTCTTTGCATGTTTCAAGGCATCAAGTACCTGGATATGAATCAGCACAGCCTAGTGAATCTGAGTCATTGATACCCATAGCTCCAGTGCTCCTAGGTCCTGGTTCACGGCAAAGATCTACCGATGATTCAGGGGCTGTTCCTTTAACATTTTATCCTACAGGGCCACCAGTTCCATTTGTTACAATGCTTCCACTGTACAGCTTCCCAGCTGAGACAGGAACTTCTGGTGCATCAACCGACCAATTTCGCAGCGAGGAGGGCCATGATAACAGTGACTCTGGTCAAAACCTTGAAACATCTGAGGGGCTTGATCAATCTGAGGTTGTAGGGACTTC harbors:
- the LOC7494146 gene encoding uncharacterized protein LOC7494146 isoform X3, which encodes MGEHEGWAQPPSGLIPNGLLPEEAASVIRVLDLDRWSKAEERTAELIDCIQPNQPSEELRNAVADYVQRLILKCFPCQVFTFGSVPLKTYLPDGDIDLTAFSKNPNLKDTWAHQVRDMLENEEKNENAEFRVKEVQYIQAEVKIIKCLVDNIVVDISFNQLGGLCTLCFLEEVDNLINQNHLFKRSIILIKAWCYYESRILGAHHGLISTYALETLVLYIFHVFNNSFAGPLEVLYRFLEFFSKFDWNNFCVSLWGPVPISSLPDVTAEPPRKDGGELLLSKLFLEACSAVYAVLPAGQDNKGQPFLSKHFNVIDPLRINNNLGRSVSKGNFFRIRGAFAFGAKRLARLLDGPTEDLCFEVNQFFLNTWERHGGGHRPDAPRNRLSRLRLSNHDHLHVPENLGNNSSSKPSGCEAQVDGAQGMHSVPSQHDNYSLESTCKGSQVPKVSRTQSQKTYANTNSTRTTPDQSRGESTSNQNMHIDKSQRSAKPDNFITDFQGRYLFARTRSSPELAETYGEISSQGRRNEVQESRKGQASSARLDRSRWKNLKSDNLSNHAISSTDDPSSVRHAISRESLDPAAASNRYRNDSGLGAMGEEFVSVLGTQGLQQEEQDLVNVMASSTGLGFNGQVHIPMNMAPGHVSLPIPPSVLASLGYGQRNMGGMVPTNIPFIDTPWGSNMQFPEGLVSSPLTHYFPGIELASNQEESIEPGSENFAPMEMNVRETDHDFWHEQERGSTSGFDLDNGSFEMHQSDDLQPSSSSYNSVSSSRRGGSGNSLRVHQKFTRETRGSAREELTDALTYQENRGTEEYLDNRSASSRSFPTVRSKTSSESSWEGSSAKVSKPVKERRGRKMASSALQSSVYGKGKSASEHSSNQTDDDNKDWNTLSTMGAEPERSVGSQSESSDSLHVSRHQVPGYESAQPSESESLIPIAPVLLGPGSRQRSTDDSGAVPLTFYPTGPPVPFVTMLPLYSFPAETGTSGASTDQFRSEEGHDNSDSGQNLETSEGLDQSEVVGTSSSLRMAASVEPLEHKSDILNSDFASHLQNLQFGRLCQNTRNPAPVVYPSPVMVPPVYLQGCFPWDGPGRPFSNNMNLFTQLMSYGPRIVPGAPLQSASNRPVGVYQHYVDEMPRYRGGTGTYLPNPKVSVRDRHATNMRKGNYNYNRSDHHSDREGNWNNNSRARAAGRRGNSRSQAEKSNSRPDQLAAGESRVERTLSLHRHDTFSLYQSQNGPIHTNSTQSGSANVAYSMYPLPSLNPGGMSSNEPTISSVVMLYPYDHNTGYGSAEHLGFGSPRPVGFSGVNETLHLNERSQSGGGFGDQRFHGSFAQWPSPDQPSSPHVQRGI
- the LOC7494146 gene encoding uncharacterized protein LOC7494146 isoform X1, translating into MGEHEGWAQPPSGLIPNGLLPEEAASVIRVLDLDRWSKAEERTAELIDCIQPNQPSEELRNAVADYVQRLILKCFPCQVFTFGSVPLKTYLPDGDIDLTAFSKNPNLKDTWAHQVRDMLENEEKNENAEFRVKEVQYIQAEVKIIKCLVDNIVVDISFNQLGGLCTLCFLEEVDNLINQNHLFKRSIILIKAWCYYESRILGAHHGLISTYALETLVLYIFHVFNNSFAGPLEVLYRFLEFFSKFDWNNFCVSLWGPVPISSLPDVTAEPPRKDGGELLLSKLFLEACSAVYAVLPAGQDNKGQPFLSKHFNVIDPLRINNNLGRSVSKGNFFRIRGAFAFGAKRLARLLDGPTEDLCFEVNQFFLNTWERHGGGHRPDAPRNRLSRLRLSNHDHLHVPENLGNNSSSKPSGCEAQVDGAQGMHSVPSQHDNYSLESTCKGSQVPKVSRTQSQKTYANTNSTRTTPDQSRGESTSNQNMHIDKSQRSAKPDNFITDFQGRYLFARTRSSPELAETYGEISSQGRRNEVQESRKGQASSARLDRSRWKNLKSDNLSNHAISSTDDPSSVRHAISRESLDPAAASNRYRNDSGLGAMGEEFVSVLGTQGLQQEEQDLVNVMASSTGLGFNGQVHIPMNMAPGHVSLPIPPSVLASLGYGQRNMGGMVPTNIPFIDTPWGSNMQFPEGLVSSPLTHYFPGIELASNQEESIEPGSENFAPMEMNVRETDHDFWHEQERGSTSGFDLDNGSFEMHQSDDLQPSSSSYNSVSSSRRGGSGNSLRVHQKFTRETRGSAREELTDALTYQENRGTEEYLDNRSASSRSFPTVRSKTSSESSWEGSSAKVSKPVKERRGRKMASSALQSSVYGKGKSASEHSSNQTDDDNKDWNTLSTMGAEPERSVGSQSESSDSLHVSRHQVPGYESAQPSESESLIPIAPVLLGPGSRQRSTDDSGAVPLTFYPTGPPVPFVTMLPLYSFPAETGTSGASTDQFRSEEGHDNSDSGQNLETSEGLDQSEVVGTSSSLRMAASVEPLEHKSDILNSDFASHLQNLQFGRLCQNTRNPAPVVYPSPVMVPPVYLQGCFPWDGPGRPFSNNMNLFTQLMSYGPRIVPGAPLQSASNRPVGVYQHYVDEMPRYRGGTGTYLPNPKVSVRDRHATNMRKGNYNYNRSDHHSDREGNWNNNSRARAAGRRGNSRSQAEKSNSRPDQLAAGESRVERTLSLHRHDTFSLYQSQNGPIHTNSTQSGSANVAYSMYPLPSLNPGGMSSNEPTISSVVMLYPYDHNTGYGSAEHLGFGSPRPVGFSGVNETLHLNERSQSGGGFGDQRFHGSFAQWPSPDQPSSPHVQSGLAESGIIN
- the LOC7494146 gene encoding uncharacterized protein LOC7494146 isoform X2: MGEHEGWAQPPSGLIPNGLLPEEAASVIRVLDLDRWSKAEERTAELIDCIQPNQPSEELRNAVADYVQRLILKCFPCQVFTFGSVPLKTYLPDGDIDLTAFSKNPNLKDTWAHQVRDMLENEEKNENAEFRVKEVQYIQAEVKIIKCLVDNIVVDISFNQLGGLCTLCFLEEVDNLINQNHLFKRSIILIKAWCYYESRILGAHHGLISTYALETLVLYIFHVFNNSFAGPLEVLYRFLEFFSKFDWNNFCVSLWGPVPISSLPDVTAEPPRKDGGELLLSKLFLEACSAVYAVLPAGQDNKGQPFLSKHFNVIDPLRINNNLGRSVSKGNFFRIRGAFAFGAKRLARLLDGPTEDLCFEVNQFFLNTWERHGGGHRPDAPRNRLSRLRLSNHDHLHVPENLGNNSSSKPSGCEAQVDGAQGMHSVPSQHDNYSLESTCKGSQVPKVSRTQSQKTYANTNSTRTTPDQSRGESTSNQNMHIDKSQRSAKPDNFITDFQGRYLFARTRSSPELAETYGEISSQGRRNEVQESRKGQASSARLDRSRWKNLKSDNLSNHAISSTDDPSSVRHAISRESLDPAAASNRYRNDSGLGAMGEEFVSVLGTQGLQQEEQDLVNVMASSTGLGFNGQVHIPMNMAPGHVSLPIPPSVLASLGYGQRNMGGMVPTNIPFIDTPWGSNMQFPEGLVSSPLTHYFPGIELASNQEESIEPGSENFAPMEMNVRETDHDFWHEQERGSTSGFDLDNGSFEMHQSDDLQPSSSSYNSVSSSRRGGSGNSLRVHQKFTRETRGSAREELTDALTYQENRGTEEYLDNRSASSRSFPTVRSKTSSESSWEGSSAKVSKPVKERRGRKMASSALQSSVYGKGKSASEHSSNQTDDDNKDWNTLSTMGAEPERSVGSQSESSDSLHVSRHQVPGYESAQPSESESLIPIAPVLLGPGSRQRSTDDSGAVPLTFYPTGPPVPFVTMLPLYSFPAETGTSGASTDQFRSEEGHDNSDSGQNLETSEGLDQSEVVGTSSSLRMAASVEPLEHKSDILNSDFASHLQNLQFGRLCQNTRNPAPVVYPSPVMVPPVYLQGCFPWDGPGRPFSNNMNLFTQLMSYGPRIVPGAPLQSASNRPVGVYQHYVDEMPRYRGGTGTYLPNPVSVRDRHATNMRKGNYNYNRSDHHSDREGNWNNNSRARAAGRRGNSRSQAEKSNSRPDQLAAGESRVERTLSLHRHDTFSLYQSQNGPIHTNSTQSGSANVAYSMYPLPSLNPGGMSSNEPTISSVVMLYPYDHNTGYGSAEHLGFGSPRPVGFSGVNETLHLNERSQSGGGFGDQRFHGSFAQWPSPDQPSSPHVQSGLAESGIIN
- the LOC7494146 gene encoding uncharacterized protein LOC7494146 isoform X5; amino-acid sequence: MRRRMKMLNSELRRFSTFKQRQVKIIKCLVDNIVVDISFNQLGGLCTLCFLEEVDNLINQNHLFKRSIILIKAWCYYESRILGAHHGLISTYALETLVLYIFHVFNNSFAGPLEVLYRFLEFFSKFDWNNFCVSLWGPVPISSLPDVTAEPPRKDGGELLLSKLFLEACSAVYAVLPAGQDNKGQPFLSKHFNVIDPLRINNNLGRSVSKGNFFRIRGAFAFGAKRLARLLDGPTEDLCFEVNQFFLNTWERHGGGHRPDAPRNRLSRLRLSNHDHLHVPENLGNNSSSKPSGCEAQVDGAQGMHSVPSQHDNYSLESTCKGSQVPKVSRTQSQKTYANTNSTRTTPDQSRGESTSNQNMHIDKSQRSAKPDNFITDFQGRYLFARTRSSPELAETYGEISSQGRRNEVQESRKGQASSARLDRSRWKNLKSDNLSNHAISSTDDPSSVRHAISRESLDPAAASNRYRNDSGLGAMGEEFVSVLGTQGLQQEEQDLVNVMASSTGLGFNGQVHIPMNMAPGHVSLPIPPSVLASLGYGQRNMGGMVPTNIPFIDTPWGSNMQFPEGLVSSPLTHYFPGIELASNQEESIEPGSENFAPMEMNVRETDHDFWHEQERGSTSGFDLDNGSFEMHQSDDLQPSSSSYNSVSSSRRGGSGNSLRVHQKFTRETRGSAREELTDALTYQENRGTEEYLDNRSASSRSFPTVRSKTSSESSWEGSSAKVSKPVKERRGRKMASSALQSSVYGKGKSASEHSSNQTDDDNKDWNTLSTMGAEPERSVGSQSESSDSLHVSRHQVPGYESAQPSESESLIPIAPVLLGPGSRQRSTDDSGAVPLTFYPTGPPVPFVTMLPLYSFPAETGTSGASTDQFRSEEGHDNSDSGQNLETSEGLDQSEVVGTSSSLRMAASVEPLEHKSDILNSDFASHLQNLQFGRLCQNTRNPAPVVYPSPVMVPPVYLQGCFPWDGPGRPFSNNMNLFTQLMSYGPRIVPGAPLQSASNRPVGVYQHYVDEMPRYRGGTGTYLPNPKVSVRDRHATNMRKGNYNYNRSDHHSDREGNWNNNSRARAAGRRGNSRSQAEKSNSRPDQLAAGESRVERTLSLHRHDTFSLYQSQNGPIHTNSTQSGSANVAYSMYPLPSLNPGGMSSNEPTISSVVMLYPYDHNTGYGSAEHLGFGSPRPVGFSGVNETLHLNERSQSGGGFGDQRFHGSFAQWPSPDQPSSPHVQSGLAESGIIN
- the LOC7494146 gene encoding uncharacterized protein LOC7494146 isoform X4 — its product is MGEHEGWAQPPSGLIPNGLLPEEAASVIRVLDLDRWSKAEERTAELIDCIQPNQPSEELRNAVADYVQRLILKCFPCQVFTFGSVPLKTYLPDGDIDLTAFSKNPNLKDTWAHQVRDMLENEEKNENAEFRVKEVQYIQAEVKIIKCLVDNIVVDISFNQLGGLCTLCFLEEVDNLINQNHLFKRSIILIKAWCYYESRILGAHHGLISTYALETLVLYIFHVFNNSFAGPLEVLYRFLEFFSKFDWNNFCVSLWGPVPISSLPDVTAEPPRKDGGELLLSKLFLEACSAVYAVLPAGQDNKGQPFLSKHFNVIDPLRINNNLGRSVSKGNFFRIRGAFAFGAKRLARLLDGPTEDLCFEVNQFFLNTWERHGGGHRPDAPRNRLSRLRLSNHDHLHVPENLGNNSSSKPSGCEAQVDGAQGMHSVPSQHDNYSLESTCKGSQVPKVSRTQSQKTYANTNSTRTTPDQSRGESTSNQNMHIDKSQRSAKPDNFITDFQGRYLFARTRSSPELAETYGEISSQGRRNEVQESRKGQASSARLDRSRWKNLKSDNLSNHAISSTDDPSSVRHAISRESLDPAAASNRYRNDSGLGAMGEEFVSVLGTQGLQQEEQDLVNVMASSTGLGFNGQVHIPMNMAPGHVSLPIPPSVLASLGYGQRNMGGMVPTNIPFIDTPWGSNMQFPEGLVSSPLTHYFPGIELASNQEESIEPGSENFAPMEMNVRETDHDFWHEQERGSTSGFDLDNGSFEMHQSDDLQPSSSSYNSVSSSRRGGSGNSLRVHQKFTRETRGSAREELTDALTYQENRGTEEYLDNRSASSRSFPTVRSKTSSESSWEGSSAKVSKPVKERRGRKMASSALQSSVYGKGKSASEHSSNQTDDDNKDWNTLSTMGAEPERSVGSQSESSDSLHVSRHQVPGYESAQPSESESLIPIAPVLLGPGSRQRSTDDSGAVPLTFYPTGPPVPFVTMLPLYSFPAETGTSGASTDQFRSEEGHDNSDSGQNLETSEGLDQSEVVGTSSSLRMAASVEPLEHKSDILNSDFASHLQNLQFGRLCQNTRNPAPVVYPSPVMVPPVYLQGCFPWDGPGRPFSNNMNLFTQLMSYGPRIVPGAPLQSASNRPVGVYQHYVDEMPRYRGGTGTYLPNPKVSVRDRHATNMRKGNYNYNRSDHHSDREGNWNNNSRARAAGRRGNSRSQAEKSNSRPDQLAAEHLGFGSPRPVGFSGVNETLHLNERSQSGGGFGDQRFHGSFAQWPSPDQPSSPHVQSGLAESGIIN